One Bombus pyrosoma isolate SC7728 linkage group LG7, ASM1482585v1, whole genome shotgun sequence genomic window carries:
- the LOC122569067 gene encoding uncharacterized protein LOC122569067 — protein sequence MSVIIRLQNLAWSANALDIRQFFRGLSIPEGGVHIVGGELGDAFIAFSTDEDARQAMMHDGGKIKEMKIKLLLSSRTEMQKVIEAARQQTLSLQSFMQTAPVAVAQVVQKPGSPGERREKEKDNDSESSKDRKDRRDRSRSRDRSRSRDRDRDRDRRDRDRGRDRRRRDRSRSRDRERDRRDRRRRRDRSRSRDRTRSRDRDTKRNSTGERRKDANDDDNNDVVCVGQFHKDKPVAGAKKPLENGIWEVPPQTQIQAAMLAPGILGAGVAALSQDGEQRSMTFGNSVIGQPSMLQQGQFPINGINGVGSLMQSHMQSLSHTVGMGPLSQNVGGSSLPSLSTGVSALNRSKEPWNQNDQGRMDSIRFPGRSGQFGADMYGSNGSLNYRPGIRPNNPFLSKVQELEGRRNPHAFQSNSSQFNFDNDRQGNRSSTNSSRFSNENKSGGGGGHCVEVRNMPLSATYNDVRHAFQGIYIRKDGLKLINDNHGNRVGIAYVKFSKAEGKELALGTTRFVRGSEVEVLHLDESIFDKAVDSYSPEKERDRGEDGIEDVRSSACILLTDLPSFTKEMDIAKLFHDWKINDLFITSTKESGSVQCMAYVQFARIEDAKASVNTSLKIGNKPVTATAITEDKFAQAKRDHEQNSMNQTASSDCIIMRGLPFQTIDRDILDFFSDIGIVPHRIHMLLNQNGKPAGECFCEFDTADEALRATAKNGLPFGKNVPTIELVPRAKMLETLGMVDPQIMETQQQHFPPLQEQRPRFAGPMNHLPRFGNSGFGPRCPPGLMGLPRHILGRHLGSMDYVEGFGKPGCVLSLENVPFKADINEIIEFFGDFDVKRENVIRRYNERGMPTGDARVAFVSPSEAQRALRELKHCKMRDRTIYMKLA from the exons ATGAGTGTCATAATTAGACTACAAAACTTGGCATGGTCCGCCAACGCTCTGGATATTCGCCAATTCTTCAGAGGCTTGAGCATACCGGAAGGAGGGGTGCACATCGTTGGTGGTGAGCTGGGAGACGCTTTTATTGCTTTCAG CACCGATGAAGATGCTCGACAGGCGATGATGCATGATGGCGGCAAGATCAAGGAGATGAAGATAAAGCTGCTGCTCAGCTCGCGGACAGAGATGCAAAAAGTGATCGAGGCAGCCCGACAACAGACACTGAGTCTGCAATCCTTCATGCAAACAGCACCAGTCGCTGTCGCACAGGTTGTTCAGAAGCCAGGGTCTCCTGgtgaacgaagagaaaaagaaaaggacaaTGATAGCGAATCCAGCAAGGATCGCAAGGACAGGCGAGACAGGTCGCGATCTAGGGATAGATCTCGATCCCGTGATCGTGATAGGGATAGAGACAGACGAGACAGAGATAGAGGACGGGATCGCAGACGTCGTGACAGAAGCAGATCGcgagatagagaaagagacagaagaGATAGGCGTCGTCGTCGTGATAGATCCAGATCTAGAGATCGTACGCGATCTAGGGACAGAGATACTAAGCGTAATTCTACCGGAGAACGTCGGAAGGATGCcaatgatgatgataataatgacGTAGTCTGTGTAGGACAGTTTCATAAAGATAAGCCCGTGGCTGGTGCGAAGAAACCATTGGAAAATGGTATTTGGGAGGTTCCACCGCAGACACAGATACAGGCAGCCATGTTGGCGCCTGGAATCTTGGGTGCAGGTGTAGCAGCACTGTCACAAGATGGAGAACAACGCTCTATGACATTTGGTAATTCTGTAATCGGACAACCATCGATGCTCCAACAAGGCCAGTTTCCTATAAATGGTATAAACGGTGTTGGAAGCTTGATGCAGTCGCATATGCAAAGTCTTAGTCACACTGTAGGTATGGGTCCATTGTCTCAGAATGTAGGTGGATCAAGCCTACCTAGCTTAAGTACAGGAGTGAGTGCATTAAATAGATCTAAGGAGCCTTGGAACCAAAATGATCAAGGCCGAATGGATTCAATTAGGTTCCCTGGCAGATCAGGCCAGTTTGGAGCTGATATGTATGGTTCGAATGGTTCTCTGAACTACAGGCCAGGAATTAGACCAAACAATCCTTTCCTCAGCAAGGTACAAGAATTGGAAGGACGCCGAAATCCACACGCTTTTCAGTCAAACAGTTCTCAATTTAACTTTGACAATGACAGACAAGGAAACCGTAGCTCGACGAACAGCTCCAGGTTCTCCAATGAAAATAAGAGCGGTGGAGGAGGTGGACACTGTGTGGAGGTTCGTAACATGCCATTAAGTGCCACGTACAATGACGTTCGTCATGCCTTTCAGGGTATTTATATCAGGAAAGACGGATTGAAGTTGATCAACGATAACCACGGGAATCGCGTTGGTATCGCTTACGTTAAGTTCAGCAAGGCTGAGGGTAAGGAGCTTGCTCTAGGCACGACTAGATTCGTCAGAGGATCAGAAGTGGAGGTATTACACCTTGATGAAAGCATTTTCGACAAAGCGGTAGACTCTTACTCCcctgaaaaagaaagagaccGTGGAGAAGATGGAATAGAAGATGTTAGATCTTCtgcttgtattttattaaccGATCTACCGTCCTTCACTAAAGAGATGGATATAGCCAAATTGTTCCACGACTGGAAAATCAATGACTTGTTCATCACTAGTACCAAGGAGTCCGGAAGTGTTCAATGTATGGCCTACGTGCAATTCGCCAGAATAGAGGACGCGAAGGCGTCGGTGAATACATCCTTGAAAATTGGCAATAAACCTGTGACTGCAACCGCGATCACCGAGGATAAGTTTGCTCAAGCGAAACGCGACCACGAGCAGAACAGTATGAACCAAACCGCCAGCTCGGATTGTATTATCATGCGAGGTCTCCCGTTCCAGACAATCGACCGTGACATTCTAGACTTCTTCTCTGACATCGGTATCGTACCCCATCGAATACACATGTTACTCAATCAAAATGGAAAACCTGCTGGCGAATGTTTCTGTGAGTTCGATACAGCAGACGAAGCTCTCAGAGCCACTGCAAAGAATGGATTGCCTTTCGGGAAAAATGTACCAACCATAGAGCTGGTTCCGCGAGCTAAGATGTTGGAAACCTTAGGAATGGTTGATCCACAGATCATGGAGACGCAACAGCAACACTTTCCACCGTTACAAGAGCAACGACCACGGTTCGCTGGACCTATGAATCATCTACCCCGTTTTGGTAACTCTGGATTTGGACCTAGATGTCCCCCTGGCTTAATGGGTCTACCTAGACACATATTAGGCCGACATCTAGGCTCCATGGATTACGTTGAGGGCTTTGGCAAACCTGGTTGTGTATTATCCTTGGAGAATGTTCCTTTTAAAGCTGATATTAACGAGATTATTGAGTTCTTTGGTGACTTTGATGTAAAAAGGGAGAATGTCATACGTCGGTATAATGAGAGAGGTATGCCTACAGGCGATGCTAGGGTAGCATTTGTATCACCTAGTGAAGCACAGAGAGCTCTAAGAGAGTTGAAACATTGCAAGATGAGAGATCGTACGATATACATGAAGCTAGCGTGA